In Cicer arietinum cultivar CDC Frontier isolate Library 1 chromosome 1, Cicar.CDCFrontier_v2.0, whole genome shotgun sequence, one DNA window encodes the following:
- the LOC101495367 gene encoding uncharacterized protein isoform X2, with protein MDHRSERVKDIEVDLESGLPLIRDHSRKTSDPSTAKHGKALFAKFSGGFVGGPVKDKDGSSSYCNESNLCEVPLDVMKAINNTPVKEKRKKASNKKAAKPPRPPQGPSLDAADHKLIREISELAMLKRARIERMKALKKMKIAKSSSSSNSSSAWAMVFTVIFFIVIIFQGMSSGKSSVASFQGSPVSSGGAEEGLISVQYQLNPSSDPNAPGSESPK; from the exons ATGGATCATAGAAGTGAAAGGGTTAAGGATATTGAAGTTGATCTCGAAAGTGGGTTGCCACTAATTCGAGACCACTCGAGGAAAACCTCGGATCCAAGCACTGCGAAACATGGCAAAGCGTTATTTGCTAAGTTTTCGGGTGGGTTTGTTGGAGGTCCTGTTAAAGACAAAGATGGATCAAGTTCATATTGTAATGAATCGAATTTATGTGAAGTTCCGTTGGATGTGATGAAAGCGATAAACAATACTCCGGTGAAGGAGAAACGGAAAAAGGCATCTAATAAAAAGGCTGCCAAACCTCCAAGACCTCCACAAGGTCCATCGTTGGACGCAGCCGATCATAAGCTGATTAGGGAGATATCTGAACTTGCCATGTTGAAGCGTGCGAGGATAGAGCGTATGAAAGCgttgaagaaaatgaaaattgctaaatcatcatcatcatcgaaTAGTAGCAGCGCTTGGGCCATGGTTTTCACTGTTATCTTCTTCATTGTGATAATCTTCCAAG GCATGTCGTCCGGGAAGAGTTCAGTGGCGAGTTTCCAGGGTTCTCCTGTATCATCAGGAGGAGCCGAGGAGGGTTTAATTTCGGTTCAGTACCAACTCAATCCATCTAGTGATCCAAATGCACCGGGTTCTGAGTCCCCCAAGTAA
- the LOC101495367 gene encoding uncharacterized protein isoform X1 codes for MDHRSERVKDIEVDLESGLPLIRDHSRKTSDPSTAKHGKALFAKFSGGFVGGPVKDKDGSSSYCNESNLCEVPLDVMKAINNTPVKEKRKKASNKKAAKPPRPPQGPSLDAADHKLIREISELAMLKRARIERMKALKKMKIAKSSSSSNSSSAWAMVFTVIFFIVIIFQGMSSGKSSVASFQGSPVSSGGAEEGLISVQYQLNPSSDPNAPGSESPNFVQRVAGSDLHEKLRRE; via the exons ATGGATCATAGAAGTGAAAGGGTTAAGGATATTGAAGTTGATCTCGAAAGTGGGTTGCCACTAATTCGAGACCACTCGAGGAAAACCTCGGATCCAAGCACTGCGAAACATGGCAAAGCGTTATTTGCTAAGTTTTCGGGTGGGTTTGTTGGAGGTCCTGTTAAAGACAAAGATGGATCAAGTTCATATTGTAATGAATCGAATTTATGTGAAGTTCCGTTGGATGTGATGAAAGCGATAAACAATACTCCGGTGAAGGAGAAACGGAAAAAGGCATCTAATAAAAAGGCTGCCAAACCTCCAAGACCTCCACAAGGTCCATCGTTGGACGCAGCCGATCATAAGCTGATTAGGGAGATATCTGAACTTGCCATGTTGAAGCGTGCGAGGATAGAGCGTATGAAAGCgttgaagaaaatgaaaattgctaaatcatcatcatcatcgaaTAGTAGCAGCGCTTGGGCCATGGTTTTCACTGTTATCTTCTTCATTGTGATAATCTTCCAAG GCATGTCGTCCGGGAAGAGTTCAGTGGCGAGTTTCCAGGGTTCTCCTGTATCATCAGGAGGAGCCGAGGAGGGTTTAATTTCGGTTCAGTACCAACTCAATCCATCTAGTGATCCAAATGCACCGGGTTCTGAGTCCCCCAA TTTTGTACAAAGGGTAGCAGGATCTGATTTGCATGAAAAACTGAGGAGAGAATAA
- the LOC101495694 gene encoding uncharacterized protein has product MKVSSFSIIIFFTIISSIQPIQCNLPMSGSIEQICRKTPHYHLCLITLKSNLYSQQFTQTQSVDISGYVRVTLEVVAAKAPLILEQLHEVYAQTQHTQLKNALDSCITSYTKISKELIPQALNCVDKRDYNGVKQSAYVAGNLAASCEKKCYGTTSSSASPLGDNNQYVQDMCQITASIVTKFGHSQHQTLS; this is encoded by the coding sequence atgaagGTTTCAAGCTTTTCAATTATCATTTTCTTTACCATTATATCCTCCATCCAACCAATCCAATGCAATCTACCAATGTCAGGTTCAATCGAACAAATATGTCGAAAAACACCTCATTACCATCTTTGCCTTATaacattaaaatcaaatttatattcacAACAATTTACACAAACACAAAGTGTTGACATTTCGGGATATGTTCGTGTAACACTTGAGGTTGTCGCGGCCAAAGCGCCCTTAATATTGGAGCAACTTCACGAGGTTTATGCGCAAACCCAACATACACAATTGAAAAATGCATTGGATAGTTGCATTACTTCGtacacaaaaatatcaaaagagCTTATTCCACAAGCTCTAAATTGTGTGGACAAACGTGATTATAATGGTGTGAAACAAAGTGCATATGTTGCTGGAAATTTGGCTGCTTCTTGTGAGAAGAAATGTTATGGCACCACTAGTTCATCTGCTTCGCCTCTAGGGGATAATAATCAATATGTGCAGGATATGTGTCAAATTACTGCCTCTATTGTTACCAAATTTGGTCATTCACAACACCAAACTTTGTCATAG